The following coding sequences are from one Nicotiana tomentosiformis chromosome 3, ASM39032v3, whole genome shotgun sequence window:
- the LOC104085495 gene encoding uncharacterized protein isoform X2, translated as MTDSSTSTMAAIKIDHTDPLFVHPSDTPSSVLIPVQLQGSENYGLWGRSMRIALQAKRKLGFVTGACVKESFPTVLHVDWETCNAIVLSWIMNTVSPHLLSGVVYASNAHLVWKDLQERFDKVNRMRIYQLHRAIATISQGTDSVSVYFTKLKELWDEFDVMAPTPSCGCEKSKDYVEHLHQQRLLQFLGGLNDSYAQARRQILMKTTEPTLNQAYALIIEDETQRSNSTQSLISPGEGNDITALWTAKNSQQKPRRSYNDRSHNIVQCEHCQMKGHNKENCYQLIGYPPDFKGRRKQGANAVSYGGSNAANYGGPKETNCFGESNNTSGSVAAYPTQPQGHTHFDTYNVTARGINTNTGGHHTGQDATVGGARHRPMSFAPEQYNQLLRMLTKDNTSSASTANMAGPSHWEGDGDW; from the exons ATGACGGATTCTTCGACGTCAACAATGGCGGCAATTAAGATAGATCATACTGATCCTTTGTTTGTGCATCCATCGGACACTCCAAGCTCTGTTTTAATTCCGGTTCAGCTCCAAGGATCCGAGAATTATGGGTTGTGGGGAAGGTCGATGAGAATTGCACTCCAAGCCAAGCGAAAACTAGGGTTTGTTACTGGTGCATGTGTTAAGGAATCATTTCCTACTGTATTGCATGTGGATTGGGAGACATGCAATGCAATTGTCCTATCTTGGATCATGAACACGGTATCTCCACATTTGTTGAGTGGAGTTGTTTATGCTTCGAATGCACATTTGGTGTGGAAGGATCTACAAGAGCGATTCGATAAGGTCAATCGTATGAGGATCTATCAGTTGCATCGTGCGATTGCAACGATTTCGCAAGGAACTGATTCTGTTTCAGTTTACTTCACAAAATTGAAGGAACTTTGGGATGAATTTGATGTTATGGCTCCTACTCCTAGTTGTGGATGTGAGAAGTCAAAAGACTATGTTGAGCATCTTCACCAACAGAGATTGCTTCAATTTTTAGGAGGATTGAATGATTCCTATGCTCAAGCAAGGAGACAGATACTGATGAAGACCACTGAGCCTACTTTGAACCAGGCTTATGCTTTGATCATAGAGGATGAGACACAGAGATCAAATTCTACTCAGAGCCTCATCAGTCCTGGAGAGGGAAACGATATTACTGCCTTATGGACTGCTAAGAATTCGCAGCAAAAGCCCAGGAGAAGCTACAATGACAGGAGCCACAACATTGTTCAGTGTGAGCATTGTCAGATGAAAGGCCACAACAAGGAAAATTGCTACCAGCTCATTGGTTATCCACCTGATTTTAAAGGGAGGAGAAAGCAAGGGGCTAATGCTGTGAGCTATGGTGGATCTAATGCTGCGAATTATGGTGGACCTAAGGAGACAAATTGTTTTGGTGAATCTAATAACACATCTGGTTCTGTAGCAGCTTACCCTACTCAACCTCAAGGCCACACTCACTTTGATACATACAATGTAACAGCAAGAGGAATCAACACTAACACTGGAGGACATCATACTGGCCAAGATGCAACAGTAGGAGGAGCAAGACATAGACCTATGTCTTTTGCACCAGAACAATACAACCAGTTACTCAGAATGCTAACCAAAGATAATACCTCATCGGCTTCAACAGCTAACATGGCAG GACCTTCACACTGGGAAGGTGACGGGGACTGGTAG
- the LOC104085495 gene encoding uncharacterized protein isoform X4, producing the protein MPVYSWLESLDTDEVIKSKEIIDWLTANPDVREQLNSRHSRYHLMHYIKKCHMKILKRKEKKKGPEFTNNMSLSEAQESEKVKKFAPQQIADNNLSTLPKDSDLYKAKQTEARQKYEILVELEKQLLMHLPKPENIGCLR; encoded by the exons ATGCCTGTTTATTCCTGGTTAGAGTCTCTAGACACGGATGAGGTGATTAAATCAAAGGAAATTATAGACTGGCTTACTGCAAATCCTGATGTGAGAGAACAATTAAATTCAAGGCATTCACGTTACCATTTGATGCATTACATTAAAAAATGCCACATGAAAATTCTAAAgaggaaggagaagaagaag GGACCAGAATTCACCAACAACATGTCTTTGTCAGAAGCTCAGGAAAGTGAAAAAGTGAAGAAATTTGCTCCTCAACAAATTGCAG ACAACAATTTGAGCACCCTGCCAAAGGACAGTGATCTTTACAAAGCAAAGCAAACAGAAGCTCGGCAAAAATATGAGAT TCTAGTAGAATTGGAGAAACAGCTTCTGATGCACTTGCCAAAGCCTGAAAACATAGGCTGCTTGAGATAA
- the LOC104085495 gene encoding uncharacterized protein isoform X3, translating to MENFDHRFQRTDQWMPVYSWLESLDTDEVIKSKEIIDWLTANPDVREQLNSRHSRYHLMHYIKKCHMKILKRKEKKKGPEFTNNMSLSEAQESEKVKKFAPQQIADNNLSTLPKDSDLYKAKQTEARQKYEILVELEKQLLMHLPKPENIGCLR from the exons ATG GAAAATTTTGATCATCGATTTCAACGAACTGATCAGTGGATGCCTGTTTATTCCTGGTTAGAGTCTCTAGACACGGATGAGGTGATTAAATCAAAGGAAATTATAGACTGGCTTACTGCAAATCCTGATGTGAGAGAACAATTAAATTCAAGGCATTCACGTTACCATTTGATGCATTACATTAAAAAATGCCACATGAAAATTCTAAAgaggaaggagaagaagaag GGACCAGAATTCACCAACAACATGTCTTTGTCAGAAGCTCAGGAAAGTGAAAAAGTGAAGAAATTTGCTCCTCAACAAATTGCAG ACAACAATTTGAGCACCCTGCCAAAGGACAGTGATCTTTACAAAGCAAAGCAAACAGAAGCTCGGCAAAAATATGAGAT TCTAGTAGAATTGGAGAAACAGCTTCTGATGCACTTGCCAAAGCCTGAAAACATAGGCTGCTTGAGATAA
- the LOC104085495 gene encoding pentatricopeptide repeat-containing protein At1g80550, mitochondrial isoform X1 produces the protein MLSFVIYRYSTFLPSSLLLTQLENLLHHHDYHSPPSKPPNPTPFPNYDDPHSSPLLNLPTSSTSASFEPLNPTIVLETLSCYNNDWRRALEFFNWAEEQCGFHHTIQTCNQLIDILGKFFEFDAAWNLIEKMRSVSSTPDHTTFRVLFKRYVSAHMVKEAIDTFDKTEEFNLKDQVSFSNLIDALCEYKHVIEAEELCFPKNKNDVKYSCFKVDTKICNMLLRGWFKLSWWGKCRQFWEEMDTRGVQKDLYSYSTYMDVQCKSGKPWKTVKLYKEMKKKGINLDVIAYNIVIRAIGISDGVDIAAKLCQEMIELGCKRNVSTYNTLIKLMCENGRYKDAYRLLNQMPSKGCEPNVITYNCFFGCLEKPREILKLFDRMIESGVRPRMDTYVMLMRKFGRWGFLRPVFILWEKMENQGLSPDVSAYNALIDALVQKGMVDMARKYDEEMLARGLSAKPRVELGTKLTSADYGGS, from the coding sequence ATGCTTTCGTTTGTTATTTATCGATATTCAACTTTCTTACCTTCTTCTTTGCTTCTCACCCAATTAGAAAACTTGCTTCACCATCACGATTATCACTCCCCTCCCTCCAAACCCCCCAATCCCACTCCCTTTCCCAACTATGATGACCCCCATTCATCCCCACTTCTAAATCTTCCTACCAGTTCAACAAGTGCTTCCTTTGAACCCCTAAACCCCACCATCGTGCTAGAGACGCTCTCTTGTTACAACAATGACTGGAGAAGAGCTTTAGAGTTCTTCAACTGGGCTGAGGAGCAGTGTGGCTTCCACCACACCATCCAAACTTGCAACCAGCTTATTGACATTCTTGGCAAGTTTTTTGAATTTGATGCAGCTTGGAATTTGATTGAGAAAATGAGAAGTGTATCCTCCACGCCTGACCACACCACTTTTCGGGTGTTGTTCAAACGTTATGTGTCTGCTCACATGGTTAAAGAAGCAATTGATACGTTTGATAAGACGGAGGAATTTAATTTAAAAGATCAAGTTTCATTTTCAAATCTAATTGATGCTTTATGTGAGTATAAGCATGTGATAGAGGCCGAAGAGTTGTGCTTCCCTAAGAACAAGAATGATGTGAAGTATTCTTGCTTTAAAGTGGACACAAAAATATGTAATATGCTTCTTCGTGGGTGGTTCAAACTGAGTTGGTGGGGGAAGTGTAGACAGTTTTGGGAAGAGATGGACACAAGGGGTGTGCAAAAGGATCTATATTCGTACTCTACTTACATGGATGTACAATGCAAGAGCGGAAAACCATGGAAAACTGTAAAATTATacaaagaaatgaagaagaagggaaTTAACTTGGATGTGATCGCGTATAACATTGTCATCCGTGCTATTGGGATTTCAGATGGTGTTGATATAGCAGCTAAGCTTTGTCAAGAGATGATTGAGTTGGGGTGCAAACGAAATGTTTCAACATATAACACACTCATCAAGCTTATGTGTGAAAATGGGAGGTACAAAGACGCATATAGATTGCTTAATCAAATGCCTAGCAAGGGTTGTGAGCCTAATGTCATTACATACAACTGCTTTTTTGGATGCCTTGAGAAGCCCAGAGAGATTCTCAAGTTGTTTGATAGAATGATCGAAAGCGGAGTGCGGCCCAGGATGGACACTTATGTCATGCTTATGAGGAAATTTGGAAGATGGGGATTTCTTCGACCGGTCTTTATTCTTTGGGAAAAGATGGAAAATCAGGGGTTGAGTCCAGATGTGTCTGCTTACAATGCATTAATTGACGCTTTGGTGCAAAAGGGTATGGTTGATATGGCACGGAAATATGATGAAGAGATGTTAGCAAGGGGCCTTTCAGCTAAGCCGAGGGTAGAACTGGGGACAAAGTTGACTAGTGCTGACTATGGAGGCAGCTGA
- the LOC138908355 gene encoding uncharacterized protein: protein MSKSDFEKHVDHTEAPRLCNFNVNTSGIVSTIRRFKDTRWLRPIQIDPSQRNPNLMCKYHGTHFHKTEDCRQLREEVARLFNEGHLREFLSDQNKNHFRERDANRKNEQEEPQHIIHMIVGGVDIPQGTMFKCTKVSITREKRTRDYVPEGTVSFNDEEAKGISQPHNNALVISIFMNKVQVKRVLVDPGSPANIIRSRVVEKLGQQNQIVPTARVLNGFNMASEMTKGEIILPVNMAGTIQETKFCVMRAT from the coding sequence atgagcaaaagtgatTTTGAAAAGCACGTCGATCATACAGAGGCACCACGATTGTGTAATTTTAATGTCAACACTTCAGGTATTGTATCGACAATCAGAAGATTCAAAGATACCAGATGGCTGAGGCCCATACAGatcgatccttcccaaagaaaccccaatctgatgtgtaagtatcatggcacgcattttcacaaaaccgaagattgcaggcaactaagagaggaggtagcccgtctattcaacgagggccaccttcgagagttcttaAGTGATCAAaacaagaatcatttcagagaaagggacgccaacaggaaaaatgaacaggaagAGCCACAACATATAATCCACATGATCGTTGGCGGGGTCGATATCCCACAAGGGACCATGTTCAaatgcactaaggtatcaattACTAGGGAAAAACggacccgagattatgtgccagaGGGCACCGTATCATTCAACGATGAAGAAGCAAAAGGAATTTCTCAACCCCACAACaatgctctggtaatttctatctttatgaataaagttcaagttaagcgtgtgttagtggatccaggtagcccggcgaatatcatccgatcaagggtcgtagagaaGCTCGGCCAACAAAACCAAATTGTGCCCACAGCTCGGGTCCTGAACGGCTTCAACATGGCCAGCGAAATGACTAAAGGAGAGATCATTCTACCAGTAAACATGgccggaactattcaagaaaccaAGTTCTGTGTAatgagggcgacatga